The Candidatus Thermoplasmatota archaeon genome segment CCTCCGCCGACGGCGGCGAGCACGGCGCGCTCGGCCTCGATCTCGGCGCGCGTCTTCTTGTGGTCCGCGCGCGCGATCACCTTGGCCGCCTCGGACCCCTTGCGCGCCACGATCGCCACGGCGCCCTGGCCCGGCGCGTGCGGGAAGTCGACGGGGTTCATCTCGAAGAAGCCGGAACGCAGGCCCAGCCGGACGACGGCGGCCTTGGCCACAAGCGCCGCTCCCACCTCCCCTTTGCGCTGCTTCTCGATGCGCGTGGGCACGTTTCCGCGAAGCTCCGCGAGCGCAAGGTCGGGCCGCGACCGGAGCACCTGCGCGCGTCGGCGCGGGCTCGACGTGCCGACGACCGTGCCGGGGGCGAGCTTGGAAAGGGCGGCGGGCGCGAACAGGACGTCGCCCGGGAAGTGGCGTTCGAGGACGGCGGCGAGCACGAGGTCCGGGTGCATCTCGTTGGGCAGGTCCTTGAGGCTGTGCACGGCGGCGTCGGCGCCTCCGGCGAGCACGACCTCGTCGACCTCCTTCGTGAAGACGCCGCGCACGGGAGCCGCGGCAAGCGCGCCCCGATAGTCGTCGCCGGTCGTCTTCACGGTGTGGAACGCGATCGAAAGCCCGGGCGTCGAGCGCGCAAGCGCGACCATGGCCTCGCGGGCCTGCAGCCGCGCAAGCTCGCTTCCGCGGCTCGCAAGCGTGAGGTTCAAGGCGCCACCGACCGCAGCGCGGCGTCCATGGCCTCGATCGTCGTGCGGACCTCCTCGGGCCCGTGCGCGTTGGAGGAGAAGCACGTCTCGAACTGGCTTGCGGGCAGGTAGACCCCCGCCTCGAGGAGTTCGCGGAACCACGCGAGGTACCGCTTGGCGTCGCTTCGCTTGGCGTCGGCGTAGGACCGCACGGGGCCGGGTCCGAAGAAGAGCGCAAAGAGCGAGGCCGTGCCGGCGACCGCGTACGGGAGCCGCTCATCCTCGACGAGATCGGCAAGGCCGGCGCGAATCT includes the following:
- the hemC gene encoding hydroxymethylbilane synthase; translation: MNLTLASRGSELARLQAREAMVALARSTPGLSIAFHTVKTTGDDYRGALAAAPVRGVFTKEVDEVVLAGGADAAVHSLKDLPNEMHPDLVLAAVLERHFPGDVLFAPAALSKLAPGTVVGTSSPRRRAQVLRSRPDLALAELRGNVPTRIEKQRKGEVGAALVAKAAVVRLGLRSGFFEMNPVDFPHAPGQGAVAIVARKGSEAAKVIARADHKKTRAEIEAERAVLAAVGGGCAAPLGVFARRAGTQIEVVAQLLAPDGSKEATVRRMVPAERPAAGAKVLGEELLRLGAGLA